The Eublepharis macularius isolate TG4126 chromosome 12, MPM_Emac_v1.0, whole genome shotgun sequence genomic sequence TATTCTATATGTAGAAAGGGAGTGATCTGATAAGAGCTTAATGGAGGGAATTCTGTGAAAATAGGAAGAAGAGTATCTGATGGGGGGGGGATAATTGTCAGGAATGGctggaagagagggaggaagaagaaatggTTCCATGAGAAAGCCTAGAGAGAATCAGCgcaaaataatgaaacaaaactttATGtattgccttcgacaatacataaaactttAGTAGTTTAAAGGTTGTAGGGTTTTTTGCATAGTCTTAATTCAGTATCACAGAGTGGTATGTTTGAGACCTAGGGAGGCAGGGCTACATTTATtgttcattttgttttccttttgtttggTAAGAGTTTTTGCTCAGCTCTgtgctttttctttttgtaaccAATGACTTCAAttagcaggttttttaaaaatgtattaccGTGGTCCATGAACAACCAATTAAAGAATAATTTGACAATTATACAAAGAGAAAATGCAAAAACTCCTGCCTGCATTTGAATTACTACAATGGACAAGATTCCCAAGGCTTCCACTGTACCGGATGGAATTTTGAATTGGTGGCCAAGAAAAGCCTGGAATTCTTAGTTTgcagaagaaacaaaaatagaCACAAATAGAGGGTATGGCTTTCAGAGGGTCACATCTTTATAAGTCTCTGTTGCTGGTGGCTTTATAAGGATATTATTTTTGTTGAGGAGAGGGTAAGACAAAGCTGGAGAGGTGAAATCCTCATTAGGGTGCTGCACAACTTGGGATCTGGACTAACCTAGTAAATACCACTTTCCATATGATAGAATACGGTACCTGTGTGGCCTATTTTAGTAGGTTATACTAACctactaaatatatatatttatatgattTATATGACTTCCATATGATTTATAGGTCTGGAAGAAAATtcaagaaatggggaaaataataaagcttcattATTAGGTGGCAAAGACCACTGTGTTGCAGAAGAGCATTAAGAATAACTGGGGATGGAAATGAAGATGGGCGATTTTGGCATATAAGGAAATGAGGTTATGTGTAGGGTTAGCTACTGCAACATAATACCTGGCATATAGTATAGTTTATAGTAATCATTGAGTCTTCAAGTACAACCATATGGCAGAATTATTACTCAAAAGCCAAAAGTTACATAATGTTAAAATGTCTTAAATATCCACTTTATATTATTCAGATTAGACATCATGACTTTGCCCTACTCTGAGAATCAAACGTCTTTCATGGAGTTCATACTGCTGGGATCTGTCAAGATCAAGCAAGGAAAAAGTTTCCTCTTTGTGCTTTTTCTCACAATGTATATTATCTGCTTCTTAGGGAACTCATTTATAATCACTGTGGTTCTCTTAAATCAGACTCTTCATACTCCTATGTATTTCTTCCTTGGCAACCTCTCTTTCTTAGATGTTTGTTATATTTCTGTGACTGTACCCAAAATGCTTGCAGATCTTTGGACTGGATCTCCAAGCATTTCTCTCCTGGGGTGTGCTGCACAGATGTATTTCCTTGTTAGCTTAGTGGGCACAGAGGGGTTCCTTCTGGCCTCCATGGCTTTGGACCGTTACTTTGCCATATGTCGTCCCCTGGCTTACATTAGTATCATGAATAAATGGATTTGCCTGCAGTTGGCTGTGATATCCTGGACTTGTGGCTTTCTCAATGCTTCTCTGCATACGGCACTCACATTCCGCCTGCCTTTCTGTCAATCAAATAGGATAAACCATTTTTTCTGTGACATCCCTCCATTGTTGAGTATCTCATGTTCTGACACATCAGTCAATCAAGTTGCCCTTCTCACAGTGGGTGTCTTTGTAGGGCTTGGCCCTTTTTTGTTTACTCTAGTCTCCTATGCTTTGATCCTTCATGCCATTTTGAGCAACCGACAGAAAGGGCAGAGTCACAAAGCTATTTCTACTTGTGTATCTCATCTGACAGTTGTGATTTTGTTCTATGGCTCCAGTATATTTACATATGTTCGCCCTACCTCCAGCTACTCACTAGAAAGAGACCAGCTTGTGGGAGTTCTATACAGTATATTAACCCCAACACTCAACCCACTCATCTACAGCTTGCGGAACAAGGAAGTGAAATTGGCAGTGAGGAAACTGATTGGTGATAGGCCATTTCCTTCTGGAATTTAGGTTCCTTCTCAAGAATGGAGCTTAACTGTGAACCCAGACTGTGTCAAGACTATGGTACCTTTCAAGGTCTCTTTCGCCAAAGCTGTTTACCCTACCTCTGCTTCTGAAGGCAGTGTTTAAGGATGAAATGATGCCCTTCTGCATTGAATGAAGCCTTAGTCCAGGTTTTCTAAAACTTGTTTTGATTGGATTTGTTTGTAGTTGTTGTGCTGTATCCTTAAGGTTTGTAAAACTTTCAAAAATTCATTAGTCTTCAGAAGCCAAAGCATATTAAAGAGCCCATATGAAAGCAACCTAAGTAATCTAGCTATGACATTATTTGTGCCAATATGACATGAGGATTCTGAATGACATTTAATTAAAATTACATGAAAAACAAATACTAGGAGTGACTCCTCTGTTTTGCCTTTTGTCTTCCTTTCAGCTCATTTGGGACAATTGTTTTGCACTGTTTTCATTAGACTCAACTTCCCATTAGCCCTCTTACTGGACAAAGGCTGTTTTCATACGACTTacttgcttccagaacatcgcaaaatgtagcgcaaaaaccgcggaagatagcatcttcttgcaagagttttgtgcaatgtcgcgcaaaactcttgcatgaagacactatcttccatggtttttgcgCTACGTTTCGCGATGTtccagaagcaagtaagtagtgtaaAAACAGCCAAGGCTGTACCTGCCACACACTTAATTCTCCATTCTCACACCTGCCTTgatctgtttctgttatttgtttAATTGCAGCATCTGATCTTGGGTGAAACCTTTTCATGCATCTGTTTCTTATCTGCTTTAAATCTTCTTCCAGTCATGCTCCTCTACATTTGCTTTCCAGGCACTGGTTTAACTAAGCAAGAAATCTACAGGGTTGCAAATACCATTGATGATATTAGTGTAGTTACAAACTTTAAACTTGGACTTAATGGTCTAATGAGTTCCCCCTTTAGATAGTAATGTAAAGCTCAAATGCAAAGCTACAGCTTGCTTTTGTATTCATGTACACACATACGTACTTTGTGTCAGAGCCCTGAATGTTTGCCCCAAAGTCCAGACCTGATGATTCTACTAACTAGATTTCGGCTACCTCTTCACTCTTACTGCTGAAAAGAGAGGAGCACAGCTGTATTCTTGTTTTTGAACTAAACTGGCAAACATTCGGAAAAGAAAgagaggcccttttcacactacttacttgcttctgaaACATTGCAAAATGTAGCACAAAAAATGCGGAaaatagtgtcttctcgcgagagttttgcacgatatcgtgcaaaactctcgtgagaagatgctatcttccatgtttctT encodes the following:
- the LOC129339313 gene encoding olfactory receptor 5V1-like; translation: MTLPYSENQTSFMEFILLGSVKIKQGKSFLFVLFLTMYIICFLGNSFIITVVLLNQTLHTPMYFFLGNLSFLDVCYISVTVPKMLADLWTGSPSISLLGCAAQMYFLVSLVGTEGFLLASMALDRYFAICRPLAYISIMNKWICLQLAVISWTCGFLNASLHTALTFRLPFCQSNRINHFFCDIPPLLSISCSDTSVNQVALLTVGVFVGLGPFLFTLVSYALILHAILSNRQKGQSHKAISTCVSHLTVVILFYGSSIFTYVRPTSSYSLERDQLVGVLYSILTPTLNPLIYSLRNKEVKLAVRKLIVHIRTCQKQKKAGKIESTLCIGRATYIMARIYQTISVVPLVSWELINSSFQGIRRE